One Deltaproteobacteria bacterium genomic window carries:
- the fusA gene encoding elongation factor G — MPVEDVGSIRNLGIVGQGGVGKTALGETMLFDGGATTRIGRLDDGTSAFGHEPEEVRRQLTLTTAFHHLTWRKHDVTLLDMPGYANFVPDALACMCAASGLVFVLAAAHGEIKVEAENLWQRADQLQLGRIAFVTKMDRERADFAAAVDDLKTILGAKAVPIQLPLGAAETFRGVIDLVGMRALVAKENGTMAEEPIPADMQADAKAAREQLMELVAEADDELLEKYLDAGALTTEEIQHALHVGTVAGKLVPVLCGSSAKNIGIPPLLDAIVSYLPSPADRGEAEGRDPKIREPISRRPAIDEPFSALVFKTIVDPFAGKLSVFRVLSGRVNADATVLNVSRDAKERFGHLFKLEGKKQQAIAYAIAGEIVAVPKLKETASGDTLADEKAPILYPGLIEIPTSMSFAVEPKSKGDEEKATLALHKMMEEDLTLHVTRDAETREIILSGVGQLHIEVAVEKLKRKYGVEVTLKAPKVPYRETIKGRAEAQGKLKKQSGGRGQFADTWLKVESLPRGSGFEFVDAIVGGVVPRQFIPAVEKGIREALGEGILAHYPVVDVRATLYDGSFHAVDSSEMAFKIAASLGFKAAMSQAKPILLEPVMTMEIAVPDDCMGDVIGDLNSCRGKVLGVDTKAGGQVIRALVPMAEVLKYAADLRSMTSGRGSFTIGFDHYDEVPAHLTEKIVKEAEAARAAKA, encoded by the coding sequence ATGCCCGTCGAGGACGTTGGATCGATTCGCAACCTTGGCATTGTTGGTCAGGGCGGTGTCGGCAAGACCGCCCTCGGAGAAACCATGCTGTTCGATGGCGGCGCCACGACACGCATCGGGCGGCTCGATGACGGCACCTCCGCCTTCGGCCACGAGCCGGAGGAAGTGCGTCGACAACTCACACTGACCACCGCGTTTCATCACCTGACCTGGCGTAAGCACGATGTCACGCTGCTCGACATGCCGGGCTACGCCAACTTCGTCCCCGACGCCCTGGCGTGCATGTGCGCCGCCAGCGGGTTGGTGTTCGTGTTGGCTGCGGCGCACGGCGAGATCAAAGTCGAAGCCGAGAATCTGTGGCAGCGTGCCGATCAGTTGCAACTCGGGCGCATCGCGTTTGTGACCAAGATGGATCGTGAACGTGCCGACTTCGCAGCGGCGGTCGACGATCTCAAGACGATCCTCGGTGCGAAGGCGGTGCCGATTCAATTGCCGCTCGGCGCCGCGGAGACGTTTCGCGGTGTGATCGACCTCGTCGGTATGCGTGCGCTGGTGGCGAAGGAGAACGGCACGATGGCGGAGGAGCCGATTCCCGCCGACATGCAGGCCGACGCCAAGGCGGCGCGCGAGCAGCTCATGGAACTGGTGGCGGAAGCCGACGATGAGTTGCTCGAAAAATATCTCGACGCGGGCGCGTTGACCACCGAGGAGATCCAACACGCCCTGCACGTGGGTACGGTCGCGGGCAAACTGGTGCCGGTGTTGTGCGGTTCGTCGGCGAAGAACATCGGCATTCCCCCGTTGCTCGACGCGATCGTTTCGTACTTGCCGTCACCCGCCGATCGGGGCGAGGCCGAGGGCCGCGATCCCAAAATACGCGAACCGATCAGCCGTCGCCCGGCGATCGATGAGCCGTTCTCCGCGCTGGTGTTCAAGACCATCGTCGATCCGTTCGCCGGCAAGCTCTCGGTGTTTCGCGTGTTGTCGGGCCGGGTCAACGCCGACGCGACGGTGCTCAACGTCAGCCGCGACGCCAAGGAGCGCTTCGGCCACTTGTTCAAACTCGAAGGCAAGAAGCAGCAAGCAATCGCGTACGCGATCGCGGGCGAGATCGTTGCGGTGCCAAAGCTCAAGGAAACCGCATCGGGCGATACGTTGGCGGATGAAAAGGCGCCCATCCTGTATCCCGGCTTGATCGAGATCCCCACGTCGATGTCCTTCGCGGTGGAACCCAAGTCGAAGGGCGACGAAGAGAAGGCGACCCTGGCGCTGCACAAGATGATGGAGGAAGATCTCACGCTGCACGTGACGCGCGATGCGGAGACGCGCGAGATCATCCTGTCGGGTGTCGGACAGCTGCACATCGAGGTGGCGGTCGAGAAGCTCAAGCGCAAGTATGGTGTAGAGGTCACTCTCAAGGCGCCCAAGGTTCCGTATCGCGAGACGATCAAGGGCCGCGCCGAGGCGCAGGGCAAACTCAAGAAACAATCGGGCGGTCGCGGACAGTTCGCCGACACCTGGCTCAAGGTCGAGTCGCTGCCGCGCGGTAGCGGCTTCGAGTTCGTCGATGCTATAGTCGGCGGCGTGGTCCCGCGGCAATTCATTCCGGCAGTGGAAAAGGGCATCCGCGAAGCGCTCGGCGAAGGCATTCTGGCGCATTACCCGGTGGTCGATGTCCGCGCGACGCTGTACGACGGTTCGTTTCATGCCGTCGATTCCTCGGAAATGGCGTTCAAGATCGCCGCGTCGCTCGGGTTCAAGGCCGCGATGAGCCAGGCCAAGCCGATCCTGCTCGAACCCGTGATGACCATGGAGATCGCCGTGCCGGACGATTGCATGGGTGACGTCATCGGTGACCTCAACAGTTGTCGCGGCAAGGTGCTCGGTGTGGACACCAAAGCGGGTGGACAGGTGATTCGTGCGCTCGTTCCGATGGCGGAAGTGCTCAAGTACGCCGCCGACCTGCGCTCGATGACGAGTGGCCGGGGTTCGTTCACGATCGGGTTCGATCACTACGACGAAGTGCCGGCGCACCTCACCGAGAAGATCGTCAAAGAAGCGGAGGCGGCGCGCGCCGCGAAAGCCTAA
- a CDS encoding type III pantothenate kinase — MFLAIDVSNTQTLLGLYEGRRLRRHWRVMTDVERTADEYGFLVRGLLGAEFGPQVAGIAVSCVVPAMTGVIEAMCRDYLGTAPLFIGPGVKTGMPILYDNPREVGADRIVNAIAAFERTRTTTIVVDFSTATIFDYISEKGEYVGGIIAPGLGIASEALFERAAKLYRVELAKPKHVVGRNTVNAIQSGLIYGYVAMVDGLVERIRKEQGVRGRVIATGGFAGLLAPESETIEEVDEFLTLEGLRLIFERNRVGN; from the coding sequence ATGTTTCTGGCCATCGACGTAAGCAACACGCAGACTCTGCTCGGACTGTACGAGGGCAGGCGCTTGCGGCGGCATTGGCGGGTGATGACCGACGTGGAACGAACCGCCGACGAATACGGTTTCCTCGTCCGCGGCTTGCTCGGCGCGGAGTTCGGACCGCAGGTCGCGGGCATCGCTGTGTCGTGCGTGGTGCCGGCGATGACGGGTGTGATCGAGGCAATGTGCCGCGACTACCTCGGCACGGCGCCGCTGTTCATCGGGCCTGGCGTCAAGACCGGCATGCCGATTCTCTACGACAACCCGCGCGAAGTCGGTGCCGACCGCATCGTCAACGCCATCGCCGCGTTCGAGCGCACGCGGACCACCACCATCGTCGTGGATTTCAGTACCGCGACGATCTTCGACTACATTTCGGAGAAGGGCGAGTACGTCGGCGGCATCATCGCGCCGGGGTTGGGCATCGCCAGCGAGGCGTTGTTCGAGCGCGCCGCCAAGCTTTACCGGGTCGAGTTGGCCAAGCCCAAGCACGTGGTCGGGCGCAATACGGTGAATGCCATTCAATCCGGTTTGATCTATGGCTATGTGGCGATGGTCGATGGCTTGGTAGAGCGGATTCGGAAAGAACAGGGCGTGCGTGGGCGTGTGATCGCGACGGGCGGCTTCGCCGGTCTGTTGGCGCCGGAATCGGAAACCATCGAAGAGGTGGACGAGTTTCTCACGCTGGAAGGTCTGCGGCTGATTTTTGAACGCAATCGTGTCGGAAACTGA
- a CDS encoding type III pantothenate kinase, which yields MMLAIDIGNSNTVLGLYDGARLQRHWRLVTEPARTADEYGFLLRSLLGESTGSGLAGVAVASVVPAMTGTIATVCHDYLGLAPLFVGPGIKTGMAILYDDPRQLGADRIVNAVAAYERTHAATIVVDLGTATKFEYISADGEYIGGVIAPGVGIASDALFARAALLSRVELSQPSQVVGRNTMTAIQSGLFYGYVAMIDGLVARIQRECGVTARIIATGGFSSLLAPASATIDEVDEFLTLDGIRLIYKRNAMN from the coding sequence ATGATGCTCGCCATCGACATCGGCAACTCGAACACGGTGCTCGGGCTCTACGACGGTGCGCGGTTGCAGCGCCACTGGCGGTTGGTCACCGAGCCCGCGCGCACCGCCGATGAGTACGGGTTTCTGTTGCGCAGTCTGCTCGGCGAATCGACCGGGAGCGGCCTCGCCGGCGTCGCGGTGGCTTCGGTGGTGCCGGCGATGACTGGAACGATCGCCACCGTGTGCCACGACTACTTGGGGCTGGCGCCGCTCTTCGTCGGGCCCGGCATCAAGACCGGTATGGCGATCCTGTACGACGACCCGCGCCAACTCGGCGCCGACCGCATCGTGAACGCGGTCGCGGCCTACGAGCGGACACACGCTGCTACCATCGTGGTCGATCTCGGCACGGCGACCAAGTTCGAATACATCTCGGCCGACGGCGAGTACATCGGCGGAGTCATCGCCCCGGGCGTCGGCATCGCGAGTGACGCGCTGTTCGCCCGCGCCGCGCTGCTCTCGCGGGTCGAGCTGAGCCAGCCATCGCAGGTCGTCGGCCGCAACACGATGACCGCGATTCAATCGGGACTGTTCTACGGCTACGTGGCGATGATCGACGGACTGGTCGCGCGCATTCAGCGCGAGTGCGGCGTTACGGCCCGCATCATCGCGACCGGCGGGTTCTCGAGTTTGCTCGCGCCCGCATCGGCGACCATTGACGAAGTCGACGAGTTCCTCACCCTCGATGGCATTCGGCTGATCTACAAGCGCAACGCGATGAACTGA
- a CDS encoding biotin--[acetyl-CoA-carboxylase] ligase gives MQATDIEPHLTTRRFGRRLHVFEEVDSTNTTARELAEAGAEEGTVVIAESQRRGRGRLGRQWVSPPQRNLYLSLVLRPRLPSEVIPQLTLVVGLAAAETVREWTSNVAIKWPNDLVSGGRKLAGILTEMVADESGVRFVIPGIGVNLNSAPEDFPPAVRGIATSLSMITGAAIDRARFTARLLNRCEARYDQWQRDGFATLAPEWERFSCLTDQPIVVQSDVHGKSERIEGVALGLADDGALRVRGADGRECRVVAGDVTVLGGYDQLREARTD, from the coding sequence ATGCAGGCCACCGACATCGAGCCGCACCTGACGACGCGGCGCTTCGGTCGCCGCCTGCACGTGTTCGAGGAGGTCGACTCGACCAACACAACCGCGCGCGAGTTGGCCGAGGCGGGCGCGGAAGAGGGCACCGTGGTGATCGCGGAGAGTCAACGCCGCGGGCGTGGACGGCTGGGCCGGCAGTGGGTGTCGCCGCCGCAGCGCAATCTCTATCTGTCGTTGGTGTTGCGGCCGAGGCTGCCGTCCGAAGTGATTCCACAGCTCACCTTGGTTGTGGGTCTCGCCGCCGCCGAGACCGTCCGCGAGTGGACATCGAACGTCGCGATCAAATGGCCGAACGATCTGGTCAGCGGCGGGCGCAAGCTGGCGGGCATTCTCACCGAGATGGTGGCGGACGAGTCCGGCGTCCGTTTCGTCATCCCCGGCATCGGTGTCAACCTCAACAGCGCGCCCGAGGATTTTCCACCCGCGGTGCGCGGCATCGCCACCTCGCTGTCGATGATCACCGGCGCGGCGATCGATCGCGCACGCTTCACGGCGCGGCTGTTGAACCGCTGCGAGGCACGCTACGATCAATGGCAGCGCGATGGGTTTGCGACGTTGGCGCCCGAATGGGAGCGCTTCTCGTGTTTGACGGACCAGCCGATTGTGGTGCAGAGCGATGTGCATGGAAAGTCGGAACGTATCGAGGGGGTCGCGCTGGGCTTGGCCGATGATGGAGCCTTGCGCGTGCGTGGCGCCGATGGCCGCGAGTGCCGCGTGGTGGCGGGCGACGTGACCGTGTTGGGTGGCTACGATCAATTGCGAGAGGCGAGGACCGACTAA
- the nadC gene encoding carboxylating nicotinate-nucleotide diphosphorylase: protein MDDVLSLPAVVDLVRAALTEDLGSGDVTTALTVAANSRSTAYIIAKQGGLLAGLPLVQRVYDVLGDVRIEPHYQDGDPLEESAVVAALSGKTRALLNGERVALNLLQHLSGIATLTNAFVQAVDGTRCRIVDTRKTLPGLRLLEKYAVRVGGGGNHRFNLSDGILIKDNHIAAAGGVAAAVERARAGAPHTLKIEIECGTLEQVEEALAAGADCILLDNMDVAMTTAAVKQIGGLALVEASGNMTLGRVRAVAAAGVDLISVGALTHSAAAFDFSMKISPPTLSGRGAG from the coding sequence ATGGACGACGTGCTCAGCCTGCCTGCCGTTGTCGACTTAGTCAGAGCCGCGTTGACGGAAGACCTCGGTTCCGGCGATGTAACTACGGCGCTCACCGTCGCCGCGAATAGCCGTTCGACCGCGTACATCATTGCCAAGCAGGGCGGATTGCTCGCCGGCTTGCCGCTCGTGCAGCGCGTCTACGATGTCCTCGGCGATGTAAGGATCGAGCCGCACTATCAGGACGGCGATCCGCTCGAAGAGAGCGCGGTGGTGGCGGCGCTGAGCGGCAAGACTCGCGCGTTGCTGAACGGTGAACGGGTTGCGCTCAATCTCTTGCAGCACCTCTCGGGCATCGCCACGCTCACCAACGCGTTTGTGCAAGCGGTAGACGGCACGCGTTGCCGCATTGTCGACACGCGCAAAACGCTGCCGGGTCTGCGCCTGCTGGAGAAATATGCGGTGCGCGTCGGTGGCGGCGGCAATCATCGCTTCAATCTCTCCGACGGCATTCTGATCAAAGACAATCACATCGCCGCCGCCGGCGGAGTCGCCGCGGCGGTCGAGCGTGCGCGCGCCGGCGCGCCGCACACGCTCAAGATCGAGATCGAGTGCGGCACGCTCGAACAAGTCGAAGAGGCGTTGGCGGCCGGCGCCGACTGCATCTTGCTCGACAACATGGACGTGGCGATGACCACCGCTGCGGTGAAGCAGATCGGCGGCCTCGCGCTGGTTGAAGCGTCGGGCAACATGACTCTCGGACGCGTGCGGGCAGTCGCCGCCGCGGGGGTCGATCTGATTTCGGTCGGCGCGCTGACGCATTCCGCCGCCGCGTTCGACTTCAGCATGAAGATCTCTCCCCCTACTCTTTCTGGAAGAGGCGCGGGGTGA
- a CDS encoding valine--tRNA ligase yields the protein MAELNKTYDPATVERRWYEFWQDRGYFHADENQPGARFCVVIPPPNVTGSLTMGHVLNNALQDILIRYQRMNGKVALWMPGTDHAGIATQNVVEKALAKEGLDRHTLGRAQFLERVWGWKEKYGSTILLQLRRLGASCDWRRERFTMDPGLSRAVREVFVRLYEKGLIYKGHRIIHWCVRCQSALSDEEAITTEGGENGSLWHIRYPAEDGGPGVVVATTRPETMLGDTGVAVHPSDARYAGLLGRNVILPLMNRPIPVVPDDAVDPAFGTGAVKVTPAHDANDFDIGQRHHFEPLCIMTTDGHINDNGGAYRGLDRFEARKRIVADLEAHGLLVKTEPYRVPVRRCERCDTIIEPYLSDQWFVRMEPLARPAIEAIKSGRLRFYPERWVGVYLHWMTNIRDWCISRQLWWGHRIPVWYCDNCPKLTVAREDPTHCAQCGSAKIHQDDDVLDTWFSSWLWPFSTMGWPDETPTLRRFYPTDTLITAADIIFFWVARMVMAGYEFMGECPFQDVFFTSIVRDMQGRKMSKSLGNSPDPLQVIDTYGADALRFTIVSAAPLGEDVRFADDRVEFGRNFANKIWNAARFCMMNLEAVGSEQTAVGSADLVMLDLPERWILSRMQAVTDEVRASLDAYRFNEAAMTLYRFIWGEFCDWFVELSKLSLYGDDAAAKERTRSVLLHTLEQILRLLHPFMPFVTEEIWQALPLARSSDSIMVAPYPVADDALRDPAADAAVARMIDIVRAIRNIRAELGIAPTTAVTARIAPSAGADGVAVYEPYLKALARVTSIDVLAASERPPDEPSAVVPEVGEVFVPLRGAVDPAEVRKRLENEFKKVSKDLQSVDAKLGRPDFVAKAPADVVEKERARAAALAERSATLTRHLETLRRGS from the coding sequence ATGGCCGAGCTGAATAAGACGTACGATCCCGCCACCGTCGAACGGCGCTGGTACGAGTTCTGGCAAGATCGAGGCTACTTTCACGCCGACGAGAACCAGCCGGGCGCGCGCTTCTGCGTCGTCATCCCGCCGCCCAACGTCACCGGCAGCCTCACCATGGGGCACGTGCTCAACAACGCGCTGCAAGACATCCTGATCCGCTACCAGCGGATGAACGGCAAGGTCGCGCTGTGGATGCCAGGCACCGATCACGCCGGCATCGCGACGCAGAACGTGGTCGAGAAGGCGCTCGCGAAAGAAGGACTCGATCGTCATACCCTCGGGCGCGCGCAATTTCTCGAACGCGTGTGGGGTTGGAAAGAAAAATACGGCAGCACGATCCTCCTCCAACTGCGCCGCCTCGGAGCCTCGTGCGACTGGCGGCGCGAACGTTTCACCATGGACCCCGGCCTGTCGCGCGCGGTGCGCGAAGTGTTCGTCCGACTGTACGAGAAGGGCCTCATCTACAAGGGCCATCGCATCATCCATTGGTGCGTGCGCTGCCAGTCTGCGCTCTCCGACGAAGAAGCCATCACCACCGAAGGCGGCGAGAACGGCAGCCTGTGGCACATCCGCTACCCCGCTGAAGACGGTGGCCCGGGCGTCGTGGTCGCAACCACGCGTCCCGAAACCATGCTCGGCGACACCGGCGTTGCGGTGCATCCGAGCGACGCGCGCTACGCCGGCCTGCTTGGTCGCAACGTGATCCTGCCGCTGATGAACCGGCCGATCCCGGTGGTCCCCGACGACGCCGTCGATCCGGCCTTCGGCACCGGCGCGGTGAAGGTCACGCCAGCGCATGACGCCAACGATTTCGACATCGGCCAGCGCCATCATTTCGAGCCGCTGTGCATCATGACCACCGACGGCCACATCAACGACAACGGCGGCGCCTATCGCGGTCTCGATCGCTTCGAGGCGCGCAAACGCATCGTCGCCGATCTCGAAGCGCACGGGTTGTTGGTGAAGACTGAACCGTATCGCGTGCCGGTGCGACGCTGCGAGCGCTGCGACACGATCATCGAGCCGTATCTGTCAGATCAGTGGTTTGTGCGCATGGAGCCGCTCGCCCGGCCCGCGATCGAAGCGATCAAGAGCGGCCGCCTGCGCTTCTACCCCGAACGCTGGGTGGGGGTGTACCTCCATTGGATGACTAACATCCGCGACTGGTGCATCAGCCGCCAATTGTGGTGGGGCCATCGCATCCCGGTGTGGTACTGCGACAACTGCCCAAAGCTGACAGTGGCGCGCGAAGACCCGACACACTGCGCGCAGTGTGGCTCAGCGAAGATTCATCAAGACGACGACGTGCTCGACACCTGGTTCAGCTCGTGGCTGTGGCCGTTCTCTACCATGGGCTGGCCGGACGAGACGCCGACGCTGCGCCGCTTCTATCCGACCGATACGCTCATCACGGCCGCCGACATCATTTTCTTCTGGGTCGCGCGCATGGTGATGGCGGGCTACGAGTTCATGGGTGAGTGTCCGTTCCAAGACGTCTTCTTCACCAGCATCGTGCGCGACATGCAGGGACGGAAGATGTCGAAGTCGCTCGGCAACTCGCCCGATCCGTTGCAGGTCATCGACACTTACGGCGCCGACGCGCTGCGCTTCACAATCGTGTCGGCCGCGCCGCTGGGCGAGGACGTGCGCTTCGCCGACGATCGCGTCGAGTTCGGCCGCAACTTCGCCAACAAGATTTGGAACGCCGCGCGCTTCTGCATGATGAACCTGGAAGCAGTAGGCAGTGAGCAGACGGCAGTAGGCAGTGCGGATTTGGTGATGTTGGATTTACCTGAGCGATGGATTTTGTCCCGCATGCAGGCGGTGACTGACGAAGTGCGGGCGTCGCTTGACGCGTATCGCTTCAACGAAGCGGCGATGACGCTCTATCGGTTCATCTGGGGCGAGTTCTGCGATTGGTTTGTCGAGCTCAGCAAGCTCAGCCTTTACGGCGACGACGCGGCGGCCAAAGAGCGAACACGCTCGGTGTTGCTGCACACGCTCGAACAGATTCTGCGCCTACTCCATCCGTTCATGCCGTTCGTTACCGAAGAGATCTGGCAAGCGCTCCCGCTCGCGCGTTCATCGGACAGCATCATGGTGGCGCCTTATCCGGTGGCGGATGACGCGCTGCGTGATCCCGCCGCCGATGCGGCGGTGGCGCGCATGATCGACATCGTGCGCGCCATCCGCAACATCCGTGCGGAGCTCGGCATTGCCCCGACGACTGCGGTGACGGCGCGCATTGCGCCGAGCGCGGGAGCCGATGGTGTCGCGGTCTACGAGCCGTACTTGAAGGCGCTGGCCCGCGTGACCAGCATCGATGTGCTCGCCGCGTCGGAGCGGCCACCGGACGAACCTTCGGCGGTGGTGCCCGAGGTCGGCGAAGTGTTCGTGCCGCTGCGCGGCGCGGTCGATCCGGCCGAAGTGCGCAAGCGCTTGGAGAACGAGTTCAAGAAAGTGAGCAAGGATCTGCAGTCGGTGGATGCCAAACTCGGCCGCCCCGACTTCGTCGCCAAAGCGCCGGCCGACGTGGTCGAGAAAGAACGCGCGCGTGCCGCGGCATTGGCGGAGCGCAGCGCCACCTTGACGAGACACTTGGAGACCTTGCGGCGCGGGTCGTGA
- a CDS encoding RNA-binding protein, translating into MPKGPQGQRRPADVIGNAVHVMRIATGEIEDTPRDPGKEYMRKGGLKGGKARAATLSKKRRTQIAKNAARARWEKP; encoded by the coding sequence ATGCCGAAGGGACCGCAAGGCCAGCGCAGACCCGCCGACGTGATCGGCAACGCGGTCCACGTGATGCGGATTGCGACCGGCGAGATTGAGGATACGCCACGCGACCCCGGCAAAGAGTACATGCGCAAGGGTGGGCTGAAGGGCGGGAAGGCGCGGGCGGCGACGCTCAGCAAGAAACGGCGGACGCAGATTGCAAAAAATGCCGCTCGGGCACGATGGGAGAAACCGTGA
- a CDS encoding STAS-like domain-containing protein, translating into MSEQESMQRWIVDNVAAHPGDIARVTAEHFDVSRQAVHRHLHDLVQMGWLIPNGDTKGRSYCLAQLVNHVARREIGPGVNEDEVWRNEILPHLKDVPANVRTICQHGITEIVNNAIVHSESPAFVVGISRTAAAIGLTVVDHGVGIFAKLQRAFGLDDPRHAVLELSKGKLTTDHAHHSGEGIFFTSRMFDLFGIMSAQLYFAHRDEKDWLLEIDPAPAAGTHVHMTIHPLSLRTALEVFNQFAPSTDHYGFTRTHLVASLAQHDGEMLVSRSQARRLLKRVDHFREVVLDFSGVESIGQGFADEIFRVFAREHPDIHIWQVNASSDVVRMILHVKSDGGNTETPFLPGMTPLSENGEGPRPKGETEIA; encoded by the coding sequence ATGTCAGAGCAGGAGTCCATGCAGCGGTGGATTGTGGACAATGTCGCGGCCCATCCTGGTGACATCGCCAGAGTGACTGCGGAACACTTCGATGTGAGTCGGCAGGCAGTACATCGCCACCTACATGATCTTGTCCAGATGGGTTGGCTCATTCCCAATGGAGATACAAAGGGCAGATCGTATTGTCTCGCCCAACTGGTGAACCATGTCGCACGACGAGAGATCGGTCCTGGCGTCAACGAAGATGAGGTATGGCGAAATGAGATTCTACCGCACCTGAAGGACGTACCGGCAAACGTGCGAACCATTTGTCAACACGGGATCACGGAAATCGTGAACAACGCGATCGTGCATTCAGAGTCTCCCGCATTTGTCGTTGGTATCAGCCGCACGGCCGCAGCGATCGGGCTGACCGTCGTCGACCACGGCGTCGGAATCTTCGCCAAGCTCCAAAGGGCCTTCGGACTTGATGATCCGCGACACGCTGTATTGGAACTCTCAAAGGGAAAACTCACAACCGACCATGCCCACCACAGTGGCGAAGGCATCTTTTTTACTTCCAGGATGTTCGATCTGTTCGGCATCATGTCGGCCCAGTTGTACTTCGCGCACCGTGACGAAAAGGACTGGCTGTTAGAGATAGACCCGGCCCCAGCGGCAGGGACCCATGTCCACATGACCATCCATCCTCTGTCGCTGCGAACAGCGTTGGAAGTGTTCAACCAATTTGCGCCGAGCACCGACCACTACGGGTTTACGCGCACCCACTTGGTCGCAAGCCTTGCTCAGCATGACGGCGAGATGCTGGTTTCTCGATCGCAGGCGCGCCGACTCCTCAAGCGGGTTGACCACTTTAGGGAGGTCGTTCTCGACTTCTCTGGGGTTGAAAGTATTGGCCAGGGATTCGCTGACGAGATATTTCGAGTGTTCGCCCGCGAGCATCCAGACATTCACATCTGGCAAGTGAACGCTAGTTCCGACGTGGTGCGAATGATTCTGCACGTCAAGAGCGACGGCGGCAATACCGAAACACCATTTCTGCCCGGCATGACGCCACTGAGCGAGAATGGCGAAGGACCGCGCCCAAAGGGGGAGACGGAAATAGCTTAG
- a CDS encoding DDE-type integrase/transposase/recombinase, translating into MNRLPLAKRAQILSLLCEGSSMRSVSRLVDVSINTVTRELILAGQACTAFHDQVVRNVNSKRIQCDEIWSFCYSKAKNVPEEKRGKFGYGDVWTWTAIDADSKLCLSWFLGGRDAGAAYYFMMDLSERLTSRVQLTTDGHKTYLSAVESAFGIGIDYAMLVKIYGASPEGETRYSPAVCIGTERHAVTGDPDPEHISTSYVERSNLTMRMHMRRFTRLTNAFSKKIENHGHMVALYTVWYNFVRIHKTLRMSPAMAAGVTSALLSMENVVEMVDQWEAAKKTAT; encoded by the coding sequence ATGAACAGATTGCCCCTAGCCAAGCGCGCCCAAATCCTCTCGCTGCTCTGTGAAGGTTCGTCGATGCGCTCAGTGTCGCGGCTCGTGGACGTGTCGATCAACACCGTCACCCGCGAGCTGATCCTTGCCGGCCAGGCATGCACGGCATTCCACGATCAGGTGGTGCGCAACGTGAACTCCAAGCGCATTCAGTGTGATGAGATTTGGTCGTTCTGCTACTCCAAGGCGAAAAACGTCCCGGAAGAGAAGCGAGGGAAGTTCGGGTACGGCGACGTGTGGACGTGGACGGCAATCGACGCCGATTCCAAGCTCTGTCTTTCGTGGTTTCTTGGCGGACGCGATGCGGGCGCGGCCTACTACTTCATGATGGACCTATCGGAACGCCTCACGTCGCGCGTGCAACTCACGACCGACGGGCACAAGACGTACCTCAGCGCCGTTGAATCCGCGTTTGGCATCGGGATCGACTATGCGATGCTGGTGAAGATTTACGGCGCATCGCCCGAGGGCGAAACGCGCTACAGCCCAGCGGTCTGCATCGGCACCGAACGCCACGCGGTCACGGGCGACCCGGACCCCGAGCACATTTCAACGAGCTACGTGGAACGCTCAAACCTCACGATGCGGATGCACATGCGCCGCTTTACTCGCCTCACCAACGCCTTCTCGAAGAAGATCGAGAACCACGGCCACATGGTTGCGCTCTATACGGTCTGGTACAACTTCGTGAGAATCCACAAGACGCTGCGGATGAGTCCGGCGATGGCTGCTGGTGTTACGTCGGCCCTCTTGTCGATGGAAAACGTGGTCGAGATGGTCGATCAGTGGGAAGCGGCGAAAAAGACCGCGACGTGA